A region of Myxococcus stipitatus DSM 14675 DNA encodes the following proteins:
- a CDS encoding TolC family protein: MRLVITAGALLFASGCATVQKERGHTEVAALVEERIGRKTRWNQGTPEDAQVERGLDELLKGPLTSDSAVEVALLNNPALQATYEDLGVSQADLVQAGLLTNPSLGIGLGVPLTQDGELETEFSLVQGFLELFTMPLRKKVAREQFDAETLRVAHQALFVAADVRKAYREVQARQQLVELRGMVLVAADAAAELATLQYGQGNINDLALVTEKAFAEETRLDLAREELALVEEREHLNQLMGLWGARTGWRIEEKLPAPPSEEVSLERLESRAVKQRLDIDAARKQVSALWNALELARSTRYIGRVDVGASLHGDPDGPKLLGPSLSVDLPIFDQRQALIARLEAQHRQGERRLAELSINARSEVRTARARVMTLRGVAERYQRGILPLREQVVEQSQLQYNAMQIGLYVLLEAKREQIGAYRTYIETIRDYWMARADLEQLVGGRLPGAEGAPEEPAPSREPAPSDHPPPANGHPPSHGGHGATP, encoded by the coding sequence GTGAGGCTCGTCATCACCGCGGGCGCGCTGCTGTTCGCCAGCGGCTGCGCCACGGTCCAGAAGGAGCGCGGGCACACGGAGGTGGCGGCGCTCGTCGAGGAGCGCATCGGTCGCAAGACGCGCTGGAACCAAGGCACTCCCGAGGACGCGCAGGTCGAGCGCGGTCTCGACGAGCTGCTGAAGGGGCCGCTCACGTCCGACAGCGCGGTGGAGGTCGCCCTGCTCAACAACCCCGCGCTCCAGGCGACCTACGAGGACCTGGGGGTCTCCCAGGCGGACCTGGTGCAGGCGGGGCTGTTGACCAATCCGTCGCTGGGCATCGGCCTGGGCGTTCCGCTCACCCAGGATGGAGAGCTGGAGACGGAGTTCTCGCTGGTGCAGGGCTTCCTCGAGCTGTTCACGATGCCGCTGCGCAAGAAGGTCGCCCGGGAGCAGTTCGACGCGGAGACGTTGCGCGTCGCGCACCAGGCGCTCTTCGTCGCCGCGGACGTGCGCAAGGCGTACCGCGAGGTGCAGGCACGGCAGCAGCTCGTGGAGCTGCGCGGCATGGTGCTCGTGGCCGCCGACGCCGCGGCGGAGCTGGCGACGCTCCAGTACGGGCAGGGCAACATCAACGACCTGGCGCTCGTCACCGAGAAGGCGTTCGCCGAGGAGACGCGGCTCGACCTCGCGAGGGAGGAGCTCGCGCTCGTGGAGGAGCGGGAGCACCTCAACCAGCTCATGGGGTTGTGGGGTGCGCGGACGGGCTGGCGCATCGAGGAGAAGCTGCCCGCGCCTCCGTCCGAGGAGGTGTCGCTGGAGAGGCTGGAGTCGCGCGCCGTGAAGCAGCGGCTGGACATCGACGCGGCTCGCAAGCAGGTCAGCGCGCTGTGGAACGCGCTCGAGCTGGCGCGGAGCACGCGCTACATCGGCCGCGTGGACGTGGGCGCCAGCCTTCATGGAGACCCGGACGGCCCCAAGCTCCTGGGGCCTTCCTTGAGCGTGGACCTGCCCATCTTCGACCAGCGACAGGCGCTCATCGCGAGGCTGGAGGCACAGCATCGGCAAGGCGAGCGCCGGCTGGCGGAGCTGTCCATCAACGCCCGCTCGGAGGTGCGCACGGCGAGGGCTCGGGTGATGACGCTGCGAGGTGTCGCCGAGCGCTACCAGCGCGGCATCCTCCCGCTGCGGGAGCAGGTCGTCGAGCAGTCCCAGCTTCAATACAACGCGATGCAGATTGGCCTGTACGTGCTGCTCGAGGCGAAGCGCGAGCAGATTGGCGCGTACCGCACGTACATCGAGACCATCCGCGACTACTGGATGGCGCGCGCGGACCTGGAGCAACTCGTGGGCGGGCGGCTCCCCGGCGCGGAGGGCGCTCCGGAGGAACCAGCGCCCTCGCGAGAGCCAGCCCCTTCCGACCACCCCCCTCCCGCGAATGGCCACCCGCCCTCGCATGGCGGCCACGGAGCGACACCATGA
- a CDS encoding aromatic ring-hydroxylating oxygenase subunit alpha has translation MSSREEARTPGAAAGHVSVVHLPNAWFILCTSRELGDKPLSRTLQGTPLVLFRGEGGKPGALMDRCPHRNVPLSLGRVMQGQLQCGYHGWRFDTGGQCRAIPGFLGEPEARSRCVTSYATREQDGFIWVYSTPGVEPATEPYRFPLLDAREYTTVRRILRAPGSLHATLENTLDVPHTAYLHGGLFRTEEKRNEIEVVVRRSADRVEAEYIGEPRPSGVVGRLLAPGGGVVQHFDRFLMPSIAQVEYRIGDASHIMVTSAMTPVSDWDTLVYAVVTFRLPLPRWLLRAVLPIAMPVALHIFGQDARILKTQTEAIRRFGTETYASTEIDVLGPGILRLLRAAEREKPGAVGDAVHETRLKMRT, from the coding sequence ATGAGCTCCCGCGAGGAGGCGCGCACCCCTGGTGCGGCCGCTGGCCATGTCTCCGTCGTCCACCTGCCGAATGCCTGGTTCATCCTGTGTACGTCGCGAGAATTGGGCGACAAACCGCTCTCCCGCACGCTCCAGGGCACGCCGCTCGTCCTCTTCCGCGGCGAGGGCGGCAAGCCCGGAGCCTTGATGGACCGCTGTCCTCATCGCAACGTTCCCCTGTCCCTGGGGCGCGTGATGCAAGGACAGCTTCAGTGCGGCTATCACGGCTGGCGCTTCGACACCGGCGGCCAGTGCCGCGCCATCCCCGGCTTCCTCGGCGAGCCCGAGGCCCGCTCCCGTTGCGTGACGTCCTACGCGACGCGCGAACAGGACGGCTTCATCTGGGTCTACTCCACTCCCGGCGTGGAGCCGGCGACCGAGCCCTACCGCTTCCCTCTCCTGGATGCTCGCGAGTACACCACCGTGCGGCGCATCCTGCGCGCGCCGGGCTCGCTGCACGCCACGCTCGAGAACACGCTCGATGTGCCGCACACCGCCTACCTCCACGGCGGCCTCTTCCGCACCGAGGAGAAGCGCAACGAGATTGAAGTCGTCGTGCGCCGGAGCGCGGACCGCGTGGAGGCCGAGTACATCGGCGAGCCTCGGCCCAGTGGTGTCGTGGGCCGACTGCTGGCTCCGGGCGGTGGCGTGGTGCAGCACTTCGACCGCTTCCTCATGCCGTCCATCGCGCAGGTCGAGTACCGCATCGGTGATGCCAGCCACATCATGGTGACCTCGGCGATGACGCCCGTGTCCGACTGGGACACCCTGGTCTACGCCGTGGTGACGTTCCGCCTCCCGCTGCCTCGGTGGCTGCTGCGCGCCGTGCTGCCCATCGCCATGCCCGTCGCCCTCCACATCTTCGGCCAGGACGCACGCATCCTGAAGACGCAGACGGAGGCCATCCGCCGCTTCGGGACGGAGACCTATGCCTCCACCGAGATTGATGTCCTCGGCCCCGGCATCCTCCGCCTGCTGCGTGCCGCCGAGCGCGAGAAGCCCGGCGCGGTCGGCGACGCCGTGCATGAGACCCGGCTGAAGATGCGGACCTGA
- a CDS encoding heavy metal-binding domain-containing protein, whose translation MRPFLCVLASVFTLAACASEPRRLAPSVDPSSPDAPEAPPASLPSALAAPPSTPPPAAPSQPHAHHPEGNTSSGQDAGTAAYACPMHPEVQSNKPGETCPKCGMKLTPTKDAGTDGGHGGHGGHP comes from the coding sequence ATGCGTCCCTTCTTGTGTGTACTCGCGAGCGTTTTCACGCTCGCCGCCTGTGCTTCCGAGCCCAGGCGCCTCGCCCCATCGGTGGACCCCTCGAGCCCCGACGCGCCCGAGGCCCCGCCCGCCTCCCTCCCGAGCGCGCTCGCGGCCCCGCCGTCCACGCCGCCGCCCGCGGCGCCGTCACAGCCACACGCGCATCATCCGGAAGGCAACACTTCCTCCGGCCAGGACGCGGGCACGGCCGCCTACGCCTGCCCGATGCACCCCGAGGTCCAGTCCAACAAGCCCGGTGAGACGTGCCCCAAGTGCGGCATGAAGCTGACGCCGACGAAGGACGCGGGCACGGACGGGGGACACGGCGGGCACGGAGGGCATCCGTGA
- a CDS encoding copper oxidase has product MTRRSMLASAGATLAGGALLLRGNAAQAQQAAPGTPVRRASAPVRKDWLSPGMPGRDYRPVIVPNGTKLPWKIVDGVKVFHMVAEEVEHEFAPGIQANCWGYNGQVHGPTIEVVEGDRVRFYVTNRLPAPTTVHWHGLILPNGMDGVGGLNQKSIAPGETYRYEFTIRQHGTGMYHSHHDEMTQMALGMVGLFIMHPRRPVGPRVDRDFALLMHEWKVEPGARRPDPNEMTDFNLLTFNAKAFPGTEPLVVRQGERVRIRMGNLSAMDHHPIHLHGYHFRITETDAGPIPASAQWPETTVLVPVGSTRSIEFVADAPGDWAMHCHMTHHLMNQMGHDLPVVIGVNPGGLDAKVRTLLPGYMTMGQTGMGDMAEMGMPVPKNSIPMVGAKGKYDYITMGGMFTVLKVRERLTGDGDPGWYDNPPGTLSVAATSEELSRDGIDVNTVPRAEPASPGGDRHG; this is encoded by the coding sequence ATGACCCGGCGGAGCATGTTGGCGAGCGCGGGGGCCACGCTCGCGGGCGGAGCATTGCTCCTGCGTGGGAACGCGGCACAGGCGCAGCAGGCCGCACCAGGCACGCCCGTGCGCCGAGCCTCCGCGCCCGTGCGCAAGGACTGGCTGTCGCCTGGGATGCCGGGCCGCGACTACCGGCCAGTCATCGTGCCGAACGGGACGAAGCTGCCGTGGAAGATTGTCGACGGCGTGAAGGTCTTCCACATGGTGGCCGAGGAGGTCGAGCACGAGTTCGCGCCGGGCATCCAGGCGAACTGCTGGGGCTACAACGGCCAGGTGCACGGCCCCACCATCGAGGTGGTGGAGGGAGACCGGGTGCGCTTCTACGTCACCAACCGGCTGCCGGCGCCGACCACGGTGCACTGGCACGGGTTGATTCTCCCCAACGGGATGGATGGCGTGGGGGGGCTCAACCAGAAGTCCATCGCGCCGGGGGAGACGTACCGGTACGAGTTCACCATCCGCCAGCACGGCACGGGCATGTATCACTCGCACCATGACGAGATGACGCAGATGGCGCTCGGCATGGTGGGGTTGTTCATCATGCATCCGCGTCGGCCGGTGGGTCCGCGTGTGGACCGGGACTTCGCGCTGTTGATGCATGAGTGGAAGGTGGAGCCCGGGGCTCGGCGGCCGGACCCGAACGAGATGACGGACTTCAACCTGCTGACGTTCAACGCCAAGGCGTTCCCGGGGACGGAGCCGCTGGTGGTGCGGCAGGGGGAGCGGGTGCGCATCCGGATGGGCAACCTGAGCGCGATGGACCATCACCCCATCCACCTGCACGGCTATCACTTCCGAATCACGGAGACGGATGCGGGCCCGATTCCCGCGTCCGCGCAGTGGCCGGAGACGACGGTGCTGGTGCCGGTGGGAAGTACACGGTCCATCGAGTTCGTCGCGGATGCGCCTGGGGACTGGGCGATGCACTGCCACATGACGCACCACCTGATGAACCAGATGGGGCATGACCTGCCGGTGGTCATCGGCGTGAATCCGGGAGGGCTGGACGCGAAGGTGCGGACGCTGCTGCCGGGCTACATGACGATGGGTCAGACGGGCATGGGCGACATGGCGGAGATGGGCATGCCGGTGCCGAAGAACTCCATCCCGATGGTGGGCGCGAAGGGCAAGTACGACTACATCACGATGGGGGGCATGTTCACGGTGCTGAAGGTGAGAGAGCGGCTCACGGGGGATGGAGACCCGGGCTGGTATGACAACCCACCCGGGACGTTGTCCGTGGCGGCGACGTCGGAGGAGCTGAGTCGGGATGGCATCGACGTGAACACGGTGCCCCGAGCGGAGCCCGCCTCGCCCGGAGGAGACAGACACGGCTGA
- a CDS encoding efflux RND transporter permease subunit, translating to MATEPQSSMVAKVLRTSFARPGLTVVLALALSAFGAVALHGLRRDVFPDLSAPIFNVIVQNAAMGAEELETAVAIPMEVALAGLPEVRRIRSTSQLGVTQVTVEFEPDADYFRSRQYVAERVSQAQGELPPGTDAPLVSSLTGRLNEVFEFTLEAEPGAADLMALRDLAEFEVKNRLLAVPGVAGVERLGGYLRQFQVLLDPDQMVARGITLDEVEHALEGANLNASGGFVVQGPMEWTVRAVGRAQTVEDLNSTVVALRAGTPVLLADVADVREGPAVRRGIAHRLKGEVVSCRVIKQFGSDTQLVAKGVREAIRELSGAMPQGVQLRVVYDQSELVDASLGGVSRAILLGALLVVLVLFGLLGDWRAALIVTLTLPLSLALAGILLKLGGIGINTMTLGGLAIAVGLLVDAAIIVTENIIHDLREGSGRKSVREEALSASLEVGRPIAFATLIVVSVFIPLFAMTGIEGRMYQPLAAAVVACLAASLALALTLVPVASALLLEAPRPGAPEDVWLIRKVKEVYAPLLERCMHRAGLVRLVALVITIPALGLAFAVGSDFMPRLDEGAFLLQTVLPPEASLEEVDRLNHLVEDVLLGFPEVEDVVRRTGRAERTEDPMPHTVSDVLVVLKKERGRGLEELEDAMRVAVAKVPGVNVLFTTPLGMRIDEGLGGSPADLSVRIFGPEMETLAALGEKARAVLAQVDGVEDLRVEKLSGLPQLRITVNRAAVARVGLTPGDVIRAVRVGLVGEESSQVWQGQRRHDLVLRLADHRRGDLQALRNLLVDGHDGTRIPLSQLATIEETFGAGSIRREAGSRRLAVEASVSGRDLGSTAAEVRERLAAELTLPTGYFIDVGGRVESQQRAAQSLAMAIAVAILAVFILLYLALDSVAEALVILATLPDAFVGGILALLIAGETWNVSSLVGLIGLFGIAVQNGLVLVSQTKDLLARGKPFEQAIREASLGRVRPKLMTAATAILGLLPLLVLPLHGTEIERPLAVVMVGGLVTSTLFTLLVLPTFYAFVHGVKDRLTRNVADERNGVS from the coding sequence ATGGCCACTGAGCCCCAGAGCTCGATGGTGGCGAAGGTGCTGCGCACGTCCTTCGCGCGGCCCGGCCTCACCGTGGTGCTGGCCCTGGCGCTGTCGGCCTTCGGCGCGGTGGCGTTGCATGGGCTGCGTCGCGACGTCTTCCCGGACCTGTCCGCGCCCATCTTCAACGTCATCGTCCAGAACGCCGCCATGGGCGCGGAGGAGCTGGAGACGGCGGTGGCCATTCCCATGGAGGTGGCGCTCGCGGGCCTGCCCGAGGTGCGCCGCATCCGCTCCACCTCCCAGCTGGGCGTCACCCAGGTGACGGTGGAGTTCGAGCCCGACGCGGACTACTTCCGCAGCCGCCAGTACGTCGCCGAGCGCGTGTCCCAGGCCCAGGGCGAGCTGCCCCCCGGCACCGATGCACCGCTCGTCTCCAGCCTCACGGGACGCCTCAACGAGGTGTTCGAGTTCACCCTCGAGGCGGAGCCTGGCGCCGCGGACCTGATGGCCCTCAGGGACCTGGCCGAGTTCGAGGTGAAGAACCGGCTGCTCGCGGTGCCCGGTGTCGCGGGCGTGGAGCGGCTGGGCGGCTACCTGCGCCAGTTCCAGGTGCTGCTGGACCCCGACCAGATGGTGGCGCGAGGCATCACCCTGGACGAAGTGGAGCACGCGCTGGAGGGCGCCAACCTCAATGCCTCCGGCGGCTTCGTGGTGCAGGGCCCCATGGAGTGGACCGTGCGCGCGGTGGGGCGCGCGCAGACGGTGGAGGACCTGAACTCGACGGTGGTCGCCTTGCGCGCGGGAACCCCCGTGCTGCTGGCGGACGTGGCCGACGTGCGCGAAGGCCCCGCGGTGCGCCGAGGCATCGCGCACCGGCTCAAGGGCGAAGTCGTGAGCTGTCGGGTCATCAAGCAGTTCGGCTCGGACACGCAGCTCGTGGCGAAGGGTGTGCGGGAGGCCATCCGGGAGCTCTCGGGGGCCATGCCGCAGGGCGTGCAACTGCGCGTCGTGTATGACCAGTCGGAGCTGGTGGATGCCTCGCTCGGCGGAGTCAGCCGCGCCATCCTGCTGGGCGCGCTGCTGGTGGTGCTCGTCCTCTTCGGGCTGCTCGGGGACTGGCGCGCGGCGCTCATCGTCACGCTCACCCTGCCTCTGTCCCTGGCGCTCGCGGGGATTCTCCTGAAGCTCGGCGGCATCGGCATCAACACCATGACGCTGGGCGGCCTGGCCATCGCAGTGGGCCTGCTGGTGGACGCGGCCATCATCGTCACGGAGAACATCATCCACGACCTGCGCGAGGGCTCCGGCCGCAAGTCCGTGCGCGAGGAGGCGCTCTCCGCCTCGCTGGAGGTGGGACGCCCCATCGCCTTCGCCACGCTCATCGTCGTGTCCGTCTTCATCCCGCTGTTCGCGATGACGGGCATCGAGGGGCGCATGTACCAGCCGCTCGCCGCCGCGGTGGTGGCCTGCCTCGCCGCGTCGCTGGCCCTGGCCCTCACGCTGGTGCCCGTCGCCTCCGCGCTGCTGCTCGAGGCGCCTCGGCCCGGGGCACCCGAGGACGTGTGGCTCATCCGCAAGGTCAAGGAGGTCTACGCCCCGCTGCTGGAGCGCTGCATGCACCGTGCGGGGCTGGTGCGGCTGGTGGCCCTGGTCATCACGATTCCCGCGCTGGGCCTCGCCTTCGCGGTGGGCAGCGACTTCATGCCCCGCCTGGACGAAGGCGCGTTCCTGCTCCAGACGGTGCTGCCTCCCGAGGCCTCGCTCGAGGAGGTGGACCGGCTCAACCACCTGGTGGAGGACGTGCTGCTGGGCTTCCCCGAGGTGGAGGACGTCGTGCGCCGCACCGGTCGCGCGGAGCGCACCGAGGACCCGATGCCGCACACCGTGTCGGACGTGCTCGTGGTGCTCAAGAAGGAGCGCGGCCGAGGACTGGAGGAGCTGGAGGACGCGATGCGCGTGGCGGTGGCGAAGGTGCCCGGCGTCAACGTGCTCTTCACCACGCCGTTGGGCATGCGCATCGACGAGGGCCTGGGCGGCAGCCCCGCGGACCTGTCCGTGCGCATCTTCGGCCCGGAGATGGAGACGCTCGCCGCGCTGGGAGAGAAGGCACGCGCCGTCCTCGCGCAGGTGGACGGCGTGGAGGACCTGCGCGTCGAGAAGCTCAGCGGCCTGCCGCAGCTTCGCATCACCGTGAATCGCGCCGCGGTGGCGCGTGTGGGACTGACGCCGGGAGACGTCATCCGCGCGGTGCGCGTGGGGCTGGTGGGCGAGGAGTCCTCACAGGTGTGGCAGGGGCAGCGGCGGCATGACCTGGTGTTGCGCCTGGCCGACCACCGCCGAGGCGACCTCCAGGCGCTGCGCAACCTGCTGGTGGATGGACACGACGGCACGCGCATCCCGCTCAGCCAATTGGCCACCATCGAGGAGACCTTCGGTGCGGGCAGCATCCGGCGCGAGGCGGGCAGTCGCCGGCTGGCGGTGGAGGCCAGCGTGTCCGGACGCGACCTGGGCAGCACCGCGGCCGAGGTGCGGGAGCGACTGGCGGCGGAGCTGACGCTGCCCACCGGCTACTTCATCGACGTGGGCGGCCGCGTGGAGAGCCAGCAGCGCGCCGCGCAGTCGCTGGCCATGGCCATCGCCGTCGCCATCCTCGCGGTGTTCATCCTGCTCTACCTCGCGCTGGACTCCGTGGCGGAGGCGCTCGTCATCCTCGCCACGCTCCCGGACGCCTTCGTCGGAGGCATCCTCGCGCTGCTCATCGCAGGCGAGACGTGGAACGTCTCCAGCCTCGTGGGCCTCATCGGGTTGTTTGGCATCGCGGTGCAGAACGGCCTGGTGCTCGTGTCACAGACCAAGGACCTGCTCGCGCGTGGCAAACCCTTTGAGCAGGCCATCCGTGAAGCCAGCCTGGGCCGCGTGCGCCCCAAGCTGATGACCGCGGCCACCGCCATCCTGGGCCTGCTGCCCCTGCTTGTGTTGCCTTTGCACGGGACGGAGATTGAGCGGCCCCTCGCGGTGGTCATGGTCGGTGGACTCGTCACCTCCACGCTCTTCACGCTGCTGGTGTTGCCCACTTTTTACGCATTTGTGCATGGCGTCAAAGACAGGCTCACGAGAAATGTGGCCGATGAACGGAATGGGGTGTCTTGA
- a CDS encoding peptidoglycan recognition protein family protein, translating to MSIRLSTATTARTTATATSSTVSAPPAGLRKGDSGPKVKQLQDAFVQLGYMTKAQVASGPGIFGSQTEAALKKFQGDKNLPTTGYYGEQSQAALKKALTKPTTPTTPTTPGSKPAVISAPSPNSDSRNGTDIDSIVMHHTASNDGKADLSWMRNPKSGVSAHYMVDRDGKIYQLVGDEKRAWHAGKSQLHGVPTDMNARSIGIEIVNDGSGKTPFTEAQYKALTQLTSHLKQKYDVPMKNIVGHADVAVPKGRKNDPAPNFDWARLRKGIS from the coding sequence ATGAGCATCCGTCTTTCCACTGCCACTACGGCGCGCACGACGGCCACGGCCACCAGCAGCACTGTCTCCGCTCCTCCGGCGGGCCTGCGCAAGGGCGACAGCGGCCCGAAGGTGAAGCAACTTCAAGATGCCTTCGTTCAGTTGGGCTACATGACGAAGGCCCAGGTGGCCTCGGGCCCCGGCATCTTTGGTTCGCAGACTGAAGCTGCGTTGAAAAAGTTCCAGGGTGACAAAAACCTGCCCACCACCGGCTACTACGGTGAGCAGAGCCAGGCGGCGCTGAAGAAGGCGCTGACGAAGCCCACCACGCCGACGACGCCCACCACGCCGGGCAGCAAGCCCGCCGTCATCAGCGCGCCCTCGCCGAACTCCGACTCGCGCAACGGGACGGACATCGACTCCATCGTGATGCACCACACCGCCTCCAACGACGGCAAGGCGGACCTGTCGTGGATGCGCAACCCGAAGAGCGGCGTGTCGGCGCACTACATGGTGGACCGCGACGGGAAGATCTATCAGCTCGTCGGTGACGAGAAGCGCGCGTGGCATGCCGGCAAGAGCCAGCTCCACGGCGTCCCCACCGACATGAACGCCCGCTCCATCGGCATCGAAATCGTCAACGATGGCAGCGGCAAGACGCCCTTCACCGAAGCGCAGTACAAGGCCCTCACGCAGCTCACCAGCCACCTGAAGCAGAAGTACGACGTGCCCATGAAGAACATCGTGGGCCACGCCGACGTGGCGGTGCCCAAGGGCCGCAAGAACGACCCGGCCCCCAACTTCGACTGGGCCCGGCTGCGCAAGGGCATCTCCTGA
- a CDS encoding efflux RND transporter periplasmic adaptor subunit, translated as MKPSSLLLSTLLLLAACKRESAGKEDEHAHDEHAQAQGHDEDHDESHVHIAPEMLRDLRVTTAPASARPGGDNVTALGELTFSEDAYAEVASPISARVGTVFVTTGQQVKQGEKLAELRSPELGKARAALQAAQAQAAASRQTAERKRTLAAERIVAQKDVQAADAEAASAEAQVAAARAELVALGASEDELRGGAGTPGFILRAPIHGTVIERDARMGQMADAEHPLFRIGDLGSLWLIVHAFERDAVRIQKDTEARVTFAAFPGKELTAKVGHVGQRVDASSRTIPVRLVLDNAEGLLKPGMSATASIPLGSPDGTITTVPAASLQRLENGWVVFLPTQERGSFERREVGRGRTLGDHVEILSGLKVGEQVVVDGAFLLKAEVEKSAGGGDHHGH; from the coding sequence ATGAAGCCCTCGTCCCTCCTCCTGTCCACCCTCCTCCTCCTCGCCGCGTGCAAGCGCGAGTCAGCCGGCAAGGAGGACGAACACGCGCACGATGAACACGCCCAGGCCCAGGGCCATGACGAGGACCACGACGAGTCCCACGTCCACATCGCGCCGGAGATGCTGCGGGACTTGCGCGTCACCACCGCGCCCGCGTCCGCGCGCCCGGGAGGCGACAACGTCACCGCGCTCGGGGAGCTGACCTTCAGCGAGGACGCCTACGCGGAGGTGGCCTCCCCCATCTCCGCCCGCGTGGGCACCGTCTTCGTCACCACCGGTCAGCAGGTGAAGCAGGGAGAGAAGCTCGCCGAGCTGCGCAGTCCGGAGCTGGGCAAGGCGCGCGCGGCCCTCCAAGCCGCCCAGGCGCAGGCCGCCGCCTCGCGGCAGACGGCGGAGCGCAAGCGCACCCTCGCCGCCGAGCGCATCGTGGCGCAGAAGGACGTGCAGGCCGCGGACGCGGAGGCCGCCAGCGCCGAGGCGCAGGTCGCCGCCGCCCGCGCGGAGCTGGTGGCCCTGGGCGCGAGCGAGGACGAGCTGCGAGGAGGCGCGGGCACTCCGGGCTTCATCCTGCGCGCCCCCATCCACGGCACCGTCATCGAGCGCGACGCGAGGATGGGACAGATGGCGGACGCGGAGCATCCCCTCTTCCGCATCGGAGACCTGGGCTCGCTGTGGCTCATCGTCCACGCGTTCGAGCGCGACGCCGTGCGCATCCAGAAGGACACCGAGGCCCGCGTCACCTTCGCGGCCTTCCCGGGCAAGGAGCTCACCGCGAAGGTGGGCCACGTGGGGCAGCGCGTGGATGCGTCCTCGCGCACCATCCCCGTGCGGCTGGTGCTGGACAACGCCGAGGGCCTGCTCAAGCCCGGCATGTCCGCCACCGCGTCCATTCCCCTGGGCAGCCCCGACGGCACCATCACCACCGTCCCCGCCGCGTCGCTCCAGCGGTTGGAGAACGGCTGGGTCGTCTTCCTGCCCACCCAGGAGCGCGGCTCCTTCGAGCGGCGCGAAGTGGGACGGGGCCGCACGCTCGGAGACCACGTGGAGATTCTCTCCGGGCTGAAGGTCGGCGAGCAGGTGGTGGTGGACGGGGCGTTCCTCCTCAAGGCGGAGGTGGAGAAGTCCGCGGGCGGAGGTGACCACCATGGCCACTGA
- a CDS encoding TolC family protein, translated as MPNLSATAACVLAAALVWPRASAALPSELSFQDALALARARAPALREAEDLVAEAQGPVAGASPLLRENPTLSAEVGPRKLDAGRRGTQFSVGLSQPFELGGKQGARRESARAGLARQSAEKSDTERRVLGEVGAAFLRALHARELSRLLHETQEAAKHLAESTKKRLEAGDVPVVDANVTRVALARTHAAVAVAEGEESISLGELRVLLGLPLEEPLTVRGSLRELASLPVPAPSSHERADIVALESGLAQAEAELRLGKSQRWPDVSLGVRYESEVDESAVLGTLSVPLPVFSRGQEDTVTQDARVRRLRTALETARRARDIQVEAARIRDTKRQQSLQVLERDALPLLDENEALARKSYEAGEMDLAELLLVRRETLETRIALLDSHLQAALARVQLAVETGVLP; from the coding sequence GTGCCCAACCTCTCCGCGACGGCGGCCTGTGTGCTCGCCGCGGCCCTCGTCTGGCCACGCGCCAGCGCCGCCCTTCCCTCCGAGTTGTCCTTCCAAGACGCCCTGGCCCTGGCCCGAGCGCGAGCCCCCGCGTTGCGGGAAGCGGAGGACCTTGTCGCCGAAGCCCAAGGCCCCGTCGCTGGCGCCAGCCCCCTCTTGCGCGAGAACCCCACGCTCAGCGCCGAGGTGGGGCCTCGCAAGCTGGACGCCGGCAGGCGTGGCACCCAGTTCTCCGTGGGGCTCAGTCAGCCCTTCGAGTTGGGGGGCAAGCAAGGCGCGCGACGTGAGTCCGCGCGCGCGGGCCTCGCGAGGCAGAGCGCCGAGAAGAGCGACACCGAGCGCCGCGTGCTCGGCGAAGTGGGCGCGGCCTTCCTCCGCGCACTCCACGCCCGCGAGCTGTCGCGGTTGCTGCACGAGACGCAAGAGGCCGCGAAGCACCTGGCCGAGTCCACGAAGAAGCGCCTCGAGGCGGGAGATGTCCCCGTCGTCGACGCCAACGTGACGCGGGTGGCGCTCGCCAGGACCCACGCCGCGGTGGCCGTGGCGGAGGGCGAGGAGAGCATCTCGCTCGGTGAGCTGCGCGTGCTGCTGGGCCTCCCGCTCGAGGAGCCGCTCACGGTGCGCGGCAGCCTCCGCGAGCTCGCGTCGCTCCCGGTGCCCGCGCCTTCGTCTCACGAGCGCGCGGACATCGTCGCGCTGGAGTCAGGGCTCGCGCAGGCGGAGGCGGAGCTGCGCCTGGGCAAGAGCCAGCGCTGGCCCGACGTCAGCCTGGGCGTGCGCTACGAGAGCGAGGTGGATGAGTCCGCGGTGCTCGGCACCCTCAGCGTGCCGCTGCCTGTCTTCTCGCGAGGACAGGAGGACACCGTGACGCAGGATGCGCGGGTGCGGCGACTGCGCACGGCGCTGGAGACCGCTCGCAGGGCGCGCGACATCCAGGTGGAGGCCGCGCGCATCCGCGACACGAAGCGCCAGCAGTCGCTCCAGGTCCTCGAGCGCGACGCCCTGCCCCTCCTCGACGAGAACGAAGCCCTGGCGCGCAAGTCCTACGAGGCCGGGGAGATGGACCTCGCGGAGCTCCTCCTCGTCCGCCGTGAAACCCTCGAGACGCGCATCGCGCTGCTCGACAGCCACCTCCAGGCCGCGCTCGCCCGCGTGCAGCTCGCCGTCGAGACAGGAGTCCTGCCATGA